The following coding sequences lie in one Streptomyces venezuelae genomic window:
- a CDS encoding FecCD family ABC transporter permease: MKAIRTRGGLSVRLDVRTAVVVTLLVVAALVSGVVLIGTGDFDIPAADVVRTLLGNGDAGQEFIINDLRLPRVLVGLLVGAALGLGGALFQSIARNPLGSPDVLGLGQGSTAGALTMIVLFQGSAVQVAAGALVGGLVTGLAIYLLAWKRGVHGYRLVLVGIGVSAFITAINGYLLTKADFVDAARSVVWMTGSLNGRDWQQVWPLLVLCAVLVPLVLLYGRPLRMLEMGDDVANSLGVRVERTRFVLLGASVLLTAAATAAAGPVSFVALTAPQLARRLTRAPGPNLMPAMFMGATLLIVADWASQRAFGADQLPVGVVTGVLGGVYLLWLLVSQRKAGRI, encoded by the coding sequence GTGAAGGCGATACGCACCCGGGGCGGCCTCTCCGTCCGTCTCGACGTCCGCACGGCCGTGGTCGTCACCCTCCTCGTGGTCGCCGCGCTCGTCTCGGGCGTCGTCCTGATCGGCACCGGCGACTTCGACATCCCGGCCGCGGACGTCGTCCGCACCCTGCTCGGCAACGGCGACGCGGGGCAGGAGTTCATCATCAACGACCTGCGGCTGCCGCGGGTCCTCGTCGGGCTCCTGGTGGGCGCGGCCCTCGGGCTCGGCGGCGCGCTGTTCCAGTCCATCGCGCGCAATCCGCTGGGCAGCCCGGACGTCCTCGGCCTCGGTCAGGGCTCGACCGCCGGGGCGCTCACCATGATCGTCCTGTTCCAGGGCAGCGCGGTGCAGGTCGCGGCGGGCGCGCTCGTCGGCGGTCTCGTCACCGGCCTCGCGATCTATCTGCTCGCGTGGAAGCGCGGCGTGCACGGCTACCGCCTCGTCCTCGTCGGCATCGGCGTCTCCGCGTTCATCACCGCCATCAACGGCTACCTACTGACCAAAGCGGACTTCGTCGATGCCGCGCGTTCCGTGGTCTGGATGACCGGCTCCCTCAACGGCCGCGACTGGCAGCAGGTCTGGCCGCTGCTCGTGCTCTGCGCCGTCCTCGTACCGCTCGTACTTCTGTACGGGCGTCCGCTGCGGATGCTGGAGATGGGCGACGACGTCGCGAACTCGCTCGGCGTACGCGTCGAACGCACCCGGTTCGTACTCCTGGGCGCCTCCGTGCTGCTCACCGCGGCCGCGACCGCCGCCGCGGGCCCCGTCAGCTTCGTCGCGCTCACCGCGCCCCAGCTGGCGCGCCGCCTCACGCGCGCGCCCGGACCCAACCTGATGCCCGCCATGTTCATGGGCGCCACGCTCCTGATCGTCGCGGACTGGGCCTCGCAGCGGGCCTTCGGCGCCGACCAGCTGCCCGTCGGCGTCGTCACCGGCGTGCTCGGCGGCGTCTACCTGCTGTGGCTGCTCGTCAGCCAGCGCAAGGCGGGACGCATATGA
- a CDS encoding FecCD family ABC transporter permease, with the protein MLVDSPPESRAEIAAAPPGRRAIRGVGLLVALAVLLFVFLASIAVGAKSMSMDQVWHGLFQDTGTYGDVVVGERLARSLLGLLAGVALGLSGAVLQALTRNPLADPGLLGINLGASAAVVSAISFFGVTSLSGYVWFAFTGALLVGVLLYFLGGSRGATPVRLALAGTALSAALYGYLQAVMIMDGAALNKMRFWTVGSLASAHMDTIKQVLPFLAIGTVLALSLARPLNAMAMGDDTARALGAHLTRTRVLSMAAATLLCGAATAACGPIVFVGLMVPHMVRSFTGPDMRWILPYSAVLSPVLLLGADVVGRVVARPAELQVGIVTAVIGAPVFVFLVRRRKVAQL; encoded by the coding sequence GTGTTGGTCGACAGTCCCCCAGAATCGCGCGCGGAGATCGCCGCCGCGCCCCCCGGACGCCGCGCTATACGCGGCGTCGGGTTGCTCGTCGCGCTGGCCGTCCTGCTGTTCGTGTTCCTCGCGAGCATCGCGGTCGGTGCGAAATCGATGTCCATGGACCAGGTCTGGCACGGACTGTTCCAGGACACCGGGACGTACGGGGACGTCGTGGTCGGCGAGCGACTCGCCCGCAGCCTCCTCGGACTGCTCGCCGGAGTCGCGCTCGGCCTCTCCGGCGCCGTACTCCAGGCGCTCACCCGCAACCCGCTGGCCGACCCCGGACTGCTCGGCATCAACCTCGGCGCTTCCGCCGCCGTCGTCAGCGCGATCAGCTTCTTCGGCGTCACCTCGCTCAGCGGCTACGTGTGGTTCGCCTTCACCGGCGCGCTGCTCGTCGGCGTACTGCTCTACTTCCTCGGCGGATCGCGCGGCGCGACCCCGGTCCGGCTCGCGCTGGCGGGCACCGCGCTCAGCGCCGCCCTCTACGGCTATCTGCAGGCCGTCATGATCATGGACGGCGCGGCGCTGAACAAGATGCGCTTCTGGACCGTCGGCTCGCTGGCCTCCGCCCACATGGACACCATCAAGCAGGTGCTGCCCTTCCTCGCGATCGGCACCGTGCTCGCCCTCTCCCTGGCCCGGCCGCTGAACGCCATGGCCATGGGCGACGACACCGCCCGCGCGCTCGGCGCCCACCTCACGCGCACCCGCGTCCTGTCCATGGCGGCGGCGACCCTGCTCTGCGGCGCCGCGACCGCCGCCTGCGGCCCGATCGTGTTCGTCGGCCTGATGGTGCCGCACATGGTGCGCTCCTTCACCGGGCCCGACATGCGCTGGATCCTGCCGTACTCGGCCGTCCTCTCGCCCGTCCTGCTGCTCGGCGCGGACGTCGTCGGGCGCGTCGTGGCCCGGCCCGCCGAACTCCAGGTCGGCATCGTGACCGCGGTCATCGGGGCGCCGGTCTTCGTGTTCCTCGTACGTCGGCGCAAGGTGGCCCAGCTGTGA
- a CDS encoding siderophore-interacting protein: MTDSPYRFFDVDVVRAEHITPAMIRVTFTGADLPGMATAGLDQRVKIFLPHPGQDAPVMPDTSSGDALEWYAAWCDLDPSVRGIMRTYTTRELRRDPDELIIDFAVHSPAPSPADGPATSWARTARPGSRIGVLAPVEEENSAYDFRLPDDTDWLLLAADESALPAVANILDTLPAGLPTRVWIEVHDLADRQELPTKADVEIHWLTRSGTTADAIRGTDLPEGTPYAWIAGESATVKAVRRHLVGDRGHDRKRVAFSGYWRAGTITDQLIDSGEAA; encoded by the coding sequence ATGACAGACTCCCCGTACCGGTTCTTCGACGTCGACGTGGTGCGCGCCGAGCACATCACCCCCGCCATGATCCGCGTGACGTTCACCGGCGCCGACCTGCCCGGCATGGCGACCGCGGGCCTCGACCAGCGCGTCAAGATCTTCCTGCCGCACCCGGGCCAGGACGCCCCGGTCATGCCGGACACCTCGTCGGGGGACGCCCTTGAGTGGTACGCCGCCTGGTGCGACCTCGACCCTTCGGTACGGGGCATCATGCGCACGTACACGACCCGTGAACTGCGCCGCGACCCGGACGAGCTGATCATCGACTTCGCGGTGCACAGCCCCGCCCCGTCGCCCGCCGACGGCCCGGCGACCAGCTGGGCGCGGACCGCGCGGCCCGGCTCCCGCATCGGCGTCCTCGCGCCGGTCGAGGAGGAGAACTCGGCGTACGACTTCCGCCTCCCCGACGACACGGACTGGCTGCTCCTGGCCGCCGACGAGTCGGCGCTCCCCGCCGTCGCCAACATCCTCGACACCCTCCCGGCAGGCCTGCCGACCCGCGTCTGGATCGAGGTCCACGACCTCGCCGACCGCCAGGAACTGCCCACCAAGGCGGACGTCGAGATCCACTGGCTGACGCGGTCGGGCACCACCGCGGACGCGATCCGCGGCACGGACCTCCCCGAAGGCACCCCCTATGCCTGGATCGCCGGCGAGTCCGCGACCGTCAAGGCCGTCCGCCGCCACCTGGTCGGCGACCGCGGCCACGACCGCAAGCGGGTCGCGTTCTCGGGCTACTGGCGGGCAGGAACGATTACGGACCAGCTGATCGACTCCGGCGAAGCCGCCTGA
- a CDS encoding HAD hydrolase-like protein: MSQAASGNAGDRVRTCPDGSERALSEVYDTALLDLDGVVYAGGHAIAHAVESLGTARDGGMHLAYVTNNALRTPDAVAEHLTELGIATEGSDVITSAQAAARLVSEHVPQGARVLVIGGEGLRVALRERGLEPVESADDDPAAVVQGYGGPDMAWGRFAEACFAIARGVPWFASNTDLTIPSARGIAPGNGAAVEVVRIATGAEPRVAGKPLPPMHRETILRTGAERPLVVGDRLDTDIEGAFNGEVDSLLVLTGVTDGAQLLAAPPEHRPTYVDADLRGMLTGQPEVTPVDGGFGCGGWTASVRGEELALDGEGEAIDGLRALCAAAWTEAGDGTCGLDAGKALSRLGL; the protein is encoded by the coding sequence ATGAGCCAGGCCGCGAGCGGTAATGCGGGTGACCGTGTCAGGACGTGCCCCGATGGCAGCGAGCGGGCGCTGAGTGAGGTCTACGACACGGCTCTCCTCGACCTCGACGGGGTGGTCTACGCGGGTGGGCACGCGATCGCGCACGCCGTCGAGTCGCTGGGCACCGCGCGCGACGGCGGTATGCACCTCGCGTACGTCACGAACAACGCGCTGCGGACGCCGGACGCGGTGGCCGAGCACCTGACGGAGCTGGGGATCGCGACCGAAGGATCGGACGTCATCACGTCGGCGCAGGCCGCGGCCCGTCTGGTGAGCGAGCATGTGCCGCAGGGTGCGCGGGTCCTCGTGATCGGTGGGGAGGGGCTGCGGGTCGCGCTGCGCGAGCGGGGTCTGGAGCCGGTCGAGTCGGCGGACGACGATCCGGCGGCGGTGGTGCAGGGGTATGGCGGCCCGGACATGGCGTGGGGGCGCTTCGCGGAGGCGTGTTTCGCCATCGCGCGCGGGGTGCCATGGTTCGCGTCGAACACGGACCTGACGATTCCGAGCGCCCGTGGCATCGCTCCCGGCAACGGTGCGGCGGTCGAGGTCGTCCGGATCGCGACGGGCGCGGAGCCGCGGGTGGCGGGGAAGCCGTTGCCCCCGATGCATCGGGAGACGATCCTGCGGACCGGTGCGGAGCGGCCGCTCGTGGTGGGCGACCGGCTCGACACGGACATCGAGGGGGCTTTCAACGGCGAGGTGGACTCGCTGCTCGTGCTGACCGGCGTGACGGACGGCGCGCAGCTGCTCGCCGCGCCTCCCGAGCACCGGCCGACGTATGTGGACGCGGATCTGCGCGGCATGCTCACGGGTCAGCCGGAGGTCACGCCGGTGGACGGCGGCTTCGGCTGCGGCGGCTGGACCGCTTCGGTGCGCGGCGAGGAGCTGGCGCTGGACGGCGAGGGCGAGGCCATCGACGGGCTGCGGGCGTTGTGCGCGGCGGCCTGGACGGAGGCGGGGGACGGGACGTGCGGTCTCGACGCGGGGAAGGCGTTGTCGCGGCTGGGGTTGTGA
- a CDS encoding DUF1015 family protein: MNTAGHNDVTGLDLIPFRGVRYVPERVGSLAAVTSPPYDVVVRPDGLLHLESADPHNIVRLILPQATTPATRNQQAADTLHTWLAEGVLAPDAEPSLYVYEQRDSEILQRGVIGALRLSEAADGVVLPHEGVMPHVVEDRAALMRATSANLEPLLLTYRSDDPADGETEPDGAVAVVERTARREPLLSTTTEDGFHHRLWAVTDPAEIAEIQSDLAHHQALIADGHHRWATNLRLRAEHPSPSAWDYGLVLLVDTVRYPLRVRAIHRYLHRLPVSDALAALGDSFRIRTVEGPLDHALEALAETAAKGNAFLLAGDGAFHLIDQPSPELLARTVPNDHPVAWRTLDATVLHSTLLDHVWQIPDTPDHIAYIHDTAATVEKAERDGGTAILMHPVREEVVRDLARQGVTMPRKSTSFGPKPATGLVLRDLTF, encoded by the coding sequence ATGAACACAGCGGGTCACAACGACGTCACCGGCCTCGATCTGATCCCGTTCCGGGGTGTGCGCTACGTCCCCGAACGGGTCGGCAGTCTCGCCGCGGTGACCTCACCGCCGTACGACGTGGTCGTACGGCCGGACGGCCTGCTCCACCTGGAATCCGCCGACCCGCACAACATCGTCCGGCTGATCCTCCCGCAGGCCACCACCCCGGCAACCCGCAACCAGCAGGCCGCCGACACCCTCCACACCTGGCTCGCCGAGGGCGTCCTCGCCCCCGACGCCGAACCCAGCCTGTACGTCTACGAACAGCGGGACAGCGAGATCCTGCAGCGCGGCGTCATCGGCGCGCTCCGCCTCTCGGAGGCCGCGGACGGCGTCGTCCTCCCCCACGAGGGCGTCATGCCGCACGTCGTCGAGGACCGCGCCGCTCTTATGCGGGCGACGTCCGCGAACCTGGAACCGCTGCTCCTGACGTACCGCAGCGACGACCCCGCCGACGGCGAGACCGAGCCCGACGGAGCGGTGGCCGTCGTCGAACGCACCGCCCGCCGCGAACCGCTCCTCTCGACGACCACGGAAGACGGCTTCCACCACCGCCTGTGGGCGGTCACGGACCCCGCGGAGATCGCCGAGATCCAGTCGGACCTCGCCCACCACCAGGCCCTGATCGCGGACGGCCACCACCGCTGGGCGACCAACCTGCGCCTGCGCGCCGAGCACCCGTCACCGAGCGCCTGGGACTACGGCCTGGTCCTCCTCGTCGACACGGTCCGCTACCCGCTGCGCGTCCGCGCCATCCACCGCTACCTCCACCGGCTGCCGGTCTCCGACGCCCTCGCCGCCCTCGGGGACTCCTTCCGCATACGAACCGTCGAAGGACCGCTCGACCACGCCCTCGAAGCACTGGCCGAAACGGCGGCGAAGGGCAACGCCTTCCTGCTCGCCGGCGACGGCGCCTTCCACCTCATCGACCAGCCGTCCCCCGAACTCCTCGCCCGCACGGTCCCGAACGACCACCCCGTCGCCTGGCGCACCCTCGACGCGACGGTCCTGCACTCCACGCTCCTCGACCACGTGTGGCAGATCCCGGACACCCCGGACCACATCGCGTACATCCACGACACCGCCGCGACGGTCGAGAAGGCGGAACGCGACGGCGGCACGGCGATCCTCATGCATCCGGTACGCGAGGAAGTCGTCCGCGACCTGGCCCGGCAGGGCGTCACGATGCCCCGCAAGTCGACATCGTTCGGCCCGAAGCCGGCGACGGGCCTGGTACTCCGGGATCTCACTTTCTGA
- a CDS encoding tetratricopeptide repeat protein yields MPIPEDVTGYEIDKDVQQELQSLPKGLAEDVAKNLVMVAKLIDEEPEQAYAYSRIALRLASRVAAVREAAGFAAYANQKYSEALAEFRAARRMTGSVELWPVMADCERGLGRPEKALEMAGAPEVHKLDKAGQVEMRLVAAGARRDLDQIDAAIVTLQSPELASNSVQPWTARLRYAYADALLAAGREDEAREWFAKVIESDKDGSTDASDRLAELDGVEFVDLDEEVDEAGDADEADEADDRDKD; encoded by the coding sequence CTGCCGATCCCCGAGGACGTCACGGGCTACGAGATCGACAAGGACGTACAGCAGGAGCTGCAGAGCCTTCCCAAGGGGCTCGCTGAGGACGTCGCCAAGAACCTGGTGATGGTCGCCAAGCTCATCGACGAGGAGCCCGAGCAGGCGTACGCCTACTCGCGGATCGCCCTGCGGCTCGCCTCCAGGGTCGCCGCCGTACGTGAGGCCGCCGGCTTCGCCGCGTACGCGAACCAGAAGTACAGCGAAGCGCTCGCCGAGTTCCGTGCCGCGCGGCGCATGACCGGCAGCGTCGAGCTGTGGCCCGTCATGGCCGACTGCGAGCGCGGGCTCGGCAGGCCCGAGAAGGCCCTGGAGATGGCCGGCGCCCCCGAGGTGCACAAGCTCGACAAGGCCGGACAGGTCGAGATGCGGCTCGTCGCCGCCGGGGCGCGCCGCGACCTGGACCAGATCGACGCCGCCATCGTCACCCTGCAGAGCCCCGAGCTGGCCTCGAACTCCGTGCAGCCCTGGACGGCCCGTCTGCGGTACGCGTACGCCGACGCACTGCTCGCGGCCGGACGCGAGGACGAGGCGCGGGAGTGGTTCGCGAAGGTCATCGAGTCCGACAAGGACGGCAGCACCGACGCGTCGGACCGGCTCGCCGAGCTGGACGGAGTCGAGTTCGTCGACCTTGATGAGGAGGTCGATGAGGCCGGTGACGCTGATGAGGCGGACGAGGCCGATGATCGCGACAAGGACTGA